Genomic window (Candidatus Zixiibacteriota bacterium):
AAAAAAGGCGGGGTGGATCATCCCGCCTCTTTTAGTTAATTCTGCGACCAGAGTCCGATAATATTTCCTCCCGGGTCTTTAAATAATGCTATATATCCATGTTCGGGTGATATCTGGGTCTTGTCACTGAGGATTTCAGTTCCGGCATCTCTCAGCTTCGCCAGCATCGCTTCCATATCCTCCACCTTCAAATAGAAGTAGTTCTGGGTGGTGTTCGGCTCGCCGGCTGTTGAAAAACCTCCCGCTCCACCATGAGTATCCTGCCAGAGAGCATAGTCGGGCATCACACCAACATCAACTTTCCAGTTAAATATCTCGGTGTAGAACTTGGCGCTTTTCTCCAGATCGGGCGCATGAATCTCCAGGTGACAGATCATTCCGTCGGGCATTTTTTCCATAGACATTTCAGCTCCTTGTTAAAACAATTATACACTTGGCACAGAGGAAAAAATACCGCCTGGTGCGATTTACACAATCATTTTCTGACCGAATTACTAAATTTTACTAAATTTGTCGAATATTGCTTGAAGTAAAAAGAAAAGCCTGCTATTGGCGAGCAGGCTTTCAAGGTCAGAGCCTAATGGATTGGTCACGTAACTTAGGTATCTTGTCTTTTCATAATGGTATACACACACCCTCTTTATCGGTTCCAGAAATTAATTGTAAAACTTTCACAAAAATTACAATTTGCAAATTTCCGGCTAACATGTATCTTCATCATCATTAGAATTTGGCGATAGATAGAATATGGATAAGCAGACACTCGACAAACTGGAATTTTCCCGAATCCGTGAGAGCCTGTCCCAAAAATGCTACTCTCCTCCCGGGCTGGCATTTTCGGAAGCGCTGTATCCGCTGACAGATCATGATAAGATCAGTGCTGAGCTGGATGAGACCGCCCAGATGACCGAAATCCTGCGATTCGAGGAACCATTTCCGCTGGAGACAGTCGATCCGGTCGATGATTACCTATACCGCCTGAAAATCGACAACACATACCTCGATCCTTCCGAATATCGTAAGATAGCGCACTTTATAAATGTCTGCGATCGGATCAAGCGCTACTTCAGGAACAAGTCCGAAAAGTATACACTGATAACAAGTTACATTAAAGAAATCGCTTCCGCCCCCGAGATCTGTCAGAAAG
Coding sequences:
- a CDS encoding VOC family protein, which gives rise to MSMEKMPDGMICHLEIHAPDLEKSAKFYTEIFNWKVDVGVMPDYALWQDTHGGAGGFSTAGEPNTTQNYFYLKVEDMEAMLAKLRDAGTEILSDKTQISPEHGYIALFKDPGGNIIGLWSQN